From Aliarcobacter butzleri, the proteins below share one genomic window:
- the murI gene encoding glutamate racemase yields MKVGVFDSGLGGLTVLKSILKVLKNAEIFYIADTAYAPYGEKDSALILKRCEDITNYLLKEYKIDALIVACNTATSAAIKHLRDNFSSLIVIGTEPGIKPAILNTKSSNIGILATPSTLKSDKYQLLVNELSSIKKVNLFEQACPGLAMQIEKGEINTLTTYKMLEEWLIPMKEANVDTIVLGCTHYPLISQTIKKIMGEDITLIQTGDAIAKRLLSLSEEKGHKNIGDLKVTVLHTGLINLDMIENILENKNIEVRKCEI; encoded by the coding sequence TTGAAAGTTGGAGTATTTGATTCTGGACTTGGCGGTTTAACTGTTCTAAAATCTATTTTAAAAGTTTTAAAAAATGCTGAAATTTTTTATATCGCTGATACTGCTTATGCTCCTTATGGAGAAAAAGATAGTGCTCTTATTTTAAAAAGATGTGAAGATATTACAAACTACCTTTTAAAAGAGTATAAAATAGATGCCTTAATTGTTGCTTGTAATACTGCAACAAGTGCAGCAATAAAACACTTAAGAGATAATTTCTCATCTTTGATTGTAATAGGAACAGAGCCAGGTATAAAACCAGCTATTTTAAATACAAAAAGTTCTAATATAGGTATTTTAGCAACACCTTCAACTTTAAAAAGTGATAAATATCAATTATTAGTAAATGAATTATCTTCTATCAAAAAAGTAAATCTTTTCGAACAAGCTTGCCCTGGTTTGGCAATGCAAATAGAAAAAGGCGAAATAAATACTTTAACTACTTACAAAATGTTAGAAGAGTGGTTAATTCCAATGAAAGAAGCAAATGTTGATACAATAGTTCTTGGTTGTACTCACTATCCTTTGATTAGTCAAACTATAAAAAAGATAATGGGAGAAGATATAACTTTAATCCAAACAGGTGATGCAATAGCTAAAAGACTTTTATCTTTAAGTGAAGAAAAAGGTCATAAAAATATTGGTGATTTAAAAGTAACTGTTTTACATACAGGATTGATAAATTTAGATATGATAGAAAACATTTTAGAAAATAAAAATATTGAAGTTAGGAAGTGTGAAATATGA
- the gdhA gene encoding NADP-specific glutamate dehydrogenase, with product MTYIDELLDYLKRTSPGQEEFHQATEEVLHSLEPLFEKYPIYKENKILDRLVEPERQILFRVAWVDDSGEIQVNKGYRIEFSSTLGPYKGGLRFHPSVNTGIIKFLGFEQIFKNALTGLQIGGGKGGSDFDPKGKSDREIMKFCQAFMSELFRHIGATTDVPAGDIGVGGREIGYMFGMYKKLANRYDGTFTGKSLKWGGSLARTEATGYGCVYFAKNMLEAKGETLKDKRCVVSGSGNVAIYTIEKLYHMGALPIACSDSAGMILDEEGIDLNLLKDLKENQRARLSEYVKYRKNAKYTPVTEYPKGRNAIWSIPCYAAFPSATQNELNLEDAKELIKNGCKCVSEGANMPSTNEAVDFFVEQKIAYGPGKAANAGGVATSQLEMAQNASMVSWTFEEVDAKLEQIMRNIFESVSTTAAEFGQPTNFVLGANIAGFRRVADAMIEQGIV from the coding sequence ATGACATACATAGACGAACTTTTAGATTATTTAAAAAGAACAAGTCCTGGACAAGAGGAATTTCATCAAGCAACAGAAGAAGTTTTACACTCACTTGAACCACTATTTGAAAAATACCCAATTTATAAAGAAAATAAAATTTTAGATAGATTAGTTGAACCAGAAAGACAAATCTTATTTAGAGTAGCTTGGGTTGATGATAGTGGAGAAATTCAAGTAAATAAAGGTTATAGAATAGAGTTTAGTTCTACTTTAGGACCATACAAAGGTGGATTAAGATTTCATCCAAGTGTAAACACTGGAATTATCAAATTCTTAGGATTTGAACAAATCTTTAAAAATGCACTAACAGGTCTTCAAATTGGTGGAGGAAAAGGTGGAAGTGACTTCGACCCTAAAGGAAAAAGTGATAGAGAAATCATGAAATTCTGTCAAGCATTTATGAGTGAATTATTTAGACACATCGGTGCAACAACAGATGTTCCAGCAGGAGATATTGGAGTTGGGGGAAGAGAAATTGGTTATATGTTTGGAATGTATAAAAAACTTGCAAATAGATATGATGGAACTTTTACAGGAAAATCTTTAAAATGGGGTGGTTCACTAGCTAGAACTGAAGCAACAGGTTACGGTTGTGTATATTTTGCTAAAAATATGCTTGAAGCAAAAGGTGAAACTTTAAAAGATAAAAGATGTGTAGTTTCTGGTTCTGGAAATGTTGCTATATACACTATTGAAAAATTATATCATATGGGTGCATTACCAATTGCTTGTAGTGATTCTGCTGGTATGATCTTAGATGAAGAAGGTATTGATTTAAATTTATTAAAAGATTTAAAAGAAAATCAAAGAGCAAGATTATCTGAATATGTAAAATATAGAAAAAATGCTAAATATACTCCAGTTACAGAATATCCAAAAGGTAGAAATGCAATTTGGTCAATTCCGTGTTATGCAGCATTCCCTAGTGCAACACAAAATGAATTAAACCTTGAAGATGCAAAAGAATTAATCAAAAATGGTTGTAAATGTGTTAGTGAAGGTGCAAATATGCCTTCTACAAATGAAGCAGTTGATTTCTTCGTTGAACAAAAAATTGCTTATGGACCAGGAAAAGCTGCAAATGCTGGTGGAGTAGCAACTAGTCAACTTGAGATGGCTCAAAATGCTTCTATGGTTTCTTGGACTTTTGAAGAAGTTGATGCAAAACTTGAACAAATTATGAGAAATATTTTTGAATCAGTTAGTACAACAGCAGCAGAGTTTGGACAACCAACAAACTTTGTATTAGGAGCAAATATCGCTGGATTTAGAAGAGTAGCAGATGCTATGATTGAACAAGGTATTGTGTGA
- the rho gene encoding transcription termination factor Rho, with product MEESKEETKVKNVKKTRTHIPVEGYKIEQLRELPLEVLIDIANELDVENPQELKRQDLMFMILKSQIDAGGFILFTGILEIKEGGFGFLRAIDGNFSDTSNDSYVSATQIRKFALRTGDIVSGQVRPPNKESEKYNALLKIEAINYLPVKESKNRPLFDNLTPLYSTSRFNFEYDSQKMTGRMLDLFAPMGKGQRGLIVAPPKTGKTELLKELAHAISRNHPEVTLMVLLIDERPEEVTDMQRSVKGEVYSSTFDLPAQNHVRVAEIVIEKAKRLVEMKKDVVILLDSITRLARAYNTVTPSSGKVLSGGVDANALHKPKRFFGAARNIEEGGSLTIISTALIETGSKMDEVIFEEFKGTGNSEVVLSRNAANKRVYPALDIIKSGTRKEELLLTPDILQKTWILRNAISQMDEVEALKFLYSKMQKTKDNEEFFASMNE from the coding sequence ATGGAAGAGTCTAAAGAAGAAACAAAAGTAAAAAATGTAAAAAAGACAAGAACTCATATTCCTGTTGAAGGTTATAAAATAGAGCAACTAAGAGAATTACCTTTGGAAGTTCTTATTGATATAGCAAATGAATTAGATGTTGAAAATCCTCAAGAATTAAAAAGACAAGATTTAATGTTTATGATATTAAAATCTCAAATTGATGCTGGTGGATTTATTTTATTTACTGGTATTTTAGAGATCAAAGAAGGTGGATTTGGATTTTTAAGAGCAATAGATGGGAATTTCTCTGATACATCAAATGATTCTTATGTGAGTGCTACACAAATTAGAAAATTTGCATTAAGAACAGGAGATATTGTCTCAGGACAAGTTAGGCCTCCAAATAAAGAGAGTGAAAAATATAACGCATTACTCAAAATTGAAGCTATAAATTATCTTCCAGTAAAAGAATCAAAAAACAGACCTCTATTTGACAATTTAACTCCTCTTTACTCAACATCACGATTTAATTTTGAATATGACTCACAAAAAATGACAGGTAGAATGCTTGATCTTTTTGCACCAATGGGAAAAGGACAAAGAGGACTTATAGTTGCACCTCCAAAAACCGGTAAAACAGAACTTTTAAAAGAATTAGCACATGCAATCAGTAGAAATCATCCTGAAGTTACATTAATGGTACTTTTAATTGATGAAAGACCTGAAGAAGTTACAGACATGCAAAGAAGTGTAAAAGGTGAAGTTTATAGCTCAACATTTGATTTACCTGCACAAAATCACGTAAGAGTTGCTGAAATTGTTATTGAAAAAGCAAAAAGACTAGTTGAAATGAAAAAAGATGTTGTAATTTTACTTGACTCTATTACAAGATTAGCAAGAGCTTATAATACTGTAACACCATCTTCTGGAAAAGTTCTTTCAGGTGGAGTTGATGCAAATGCTTTACATAAACCAAAAAGATTTTTTGGAGCAGCTAGAAATATTGAAGAGGGTGGAAGTTTAACTATTATTTCAACAGCTTTAATTGAAACTGGTTCAAAAATGGATGAAGTTATTTTTGAAGAGTTCAAAGGAACAGGAAATAGTGAAGTAGTTCTAAGTAGAAATGCAGCAAATAAAAGAGTTTATCCTGCTCTTGATATTATTAAATCAGGTACTAGAAAAGAAGAATTATTACTTACTCCTGATATTTTACAAAAAACTTGGATTTTAAGAAATGCAATTTCACAAATGGATGAAGTTGAAGCACTTAAATTCTTATATTCAAAAATGCAAAAAACAAAAGACAATGAAGAGTTTTTTGCTTCTATGAACGAATAA
- a CDS encoding peroxiredoxin, with the protein MLVTKKAPDFTATAVLADGQIVENFNLYENIGEKGAILFFWPLDFTFVCPSEIIAFSKRTDEFKARGINVIGCSVDSQFSHFAWRETAVENGGIGRVKFPMVADLNKQISKDYDVLFGESVALRGSFLIDKDGTIRHAVINDLPLGRNVDEMIRMVDAMLFTNEYGEVCPAGWQKGDEGMKANKDGVADYLAKNEGKL; encoded by the coding sequence ATGTTAGTAACAAAAAAAGCTCCAGATTTCACAGCAACAGCTGTACTTGCGGATGGTCAAATTGTAGAAAATTTTAACTTATATGAAAACATTGGTGAGAAAGGTGCAATTTTATTCTTTTGGCCTTTAGACTTTACATTTGTTTGTCCATCAGAAATTATTGCTTTTTCAAAAAGAACAGATGAGTTTAAAGCAAGAGGAATCAATGTAATTGGTTGTTCAGTTGATTCTCAATTCTCACACTTTGCATGGAGAGAAACAGCAGTTGAAAATGGTGGAATTGGAAGAGTAAAATTCCCAATGGTAGCTGATTTAAATAAACAAATTTCAAAAGACTACGATGTACTATTTGGTGAATCAGTTGCACTAAGAGGATCTTTCTTAATTGATAAAGATGGAACAATAAGACATGCAGTTATCAATGATTTACCATTAGGAAGAAACGTAGATGAAATGATTAGAATGGTTGATGCTATGTTATTTACTAATGAATATGGTGAAGTTTGTCCAGCTGGTTGGCAAAAAGGTGATGAAGGTATGAAAGCAAACAAAGATGGTGTTGCTGATTATCTTGCTAAAAACGAAGGTAAATTATAA
- a CDS encoding NADH-quinone oxidoreductase subunit I, which produces MAVKITDICISCDACLDECPVEAIVDNDDNPTGEDTYYVYADKCVECVGHNDAPACADACPTEGCIVWDEAGSGSIEKEDRGTPGTPVVE; this is translated from the coding sequence ATGGCAGTAAAAATTACTGATATCTGTATTAGCTGTGATGCTTGTTTAGATGAGTGTCCAGTAGAAGCGATTGTTGATAATGATGATAATCCCACTGGAGAAGATACATATTATGTATACGCTGATAAATGTGTTGAGTGTGTAGGTCATAATGATGCACCAGCATGTGCAGATGCTTGTCCAACTGAAGGGTGTATAGTATGGGATGAAGCAGGTTCTGGTTCTATTGAAAAAGAAGATAGAGGAACTCCTGGAACTCCTGTTGTTGAATAA
- the ndk gene encoding nucleoside-diphosphate kinase — MEQTLSIIKPDAVAKNVVGKILDRFESAGLKIAATKKLQLSQADAEAFYAVHAARPFFKDLVEFMISGPVVVSVLEGENAMAKNRELMGATNPKEAAAGTIRADFADSIDANAVHGSDSLENAKNEIAFFFAQREIC, encoded by the coding sequence ATGGAACAAACATTATCAATCATCAAACCAGATGCAGTTGCAAAAAATGTAGTTGGTAAAATCTTAGACAGATTTGAATCAGCTGGATTAAAAATAGCAGCAACAAAAAAATTACAATTAAGCCAAGCAGATGCTGAAGCTTTTTACGCAGTTCACGCAGCTAGACCTTTTTTCAAAGATTTAGTTGAGTTCATGATTTCAGGACCTGTTGTAGTTTCAGTTTTAGAAGGTGAAAATGCAATGGCAAAAAATAGAGAATTAATGGGTGCAACAAATCCTAAAGAAGCAGCAGCTGGAACAATTAGAGCAGATTTCGCTGATTCAATCGATGCAAATGCAGTTCATGGATCTGATTCATTAGAAAATGCAAAAAATGAAATAGCTTTTTTCTTTGCACAAAGAGAAATTTGTTAA
- the rpmF gene encoding 50S ribosomal protein L32 → MAVPKRRVSHTRSAKRRTHYKITLKKPVKDSDGSWKMPHMVNPNTGEYKN, encoded by the coding sequence ATGGCAGTACCAAAGAGAAGAGTATCTCATACAAGATCAGCAAAAAGAAGAACTCATTATAAAATTACGTTAAAAAAACCAGTAAAAGATAGTGATGGTTCTTGGAAAATGCCTCATATGGTTAATCCAAACACTGGTGAATATAAAAACTAA
- the plsX gene encoding phosphate acyltransferase PlsX produces MLRIAIDAMGGDFGPEPIIEGLVLALRKNNNFTAIAVGNKEQLLPLIPQGLLPRIEILDTNDVISMHDNATDALKRKDSTIYKAIELVREGNADAVVSAGHSGASMSLATLRIGRIKGVSRPAIATLMPTSENQNTLVLDVGANVDSDAKNLFEFAVMGQVYAQYALRLDEPIVGLLSNGEEDSKGNEVTKEAYKLLSKLPGFAGNVEGSDIFKGTVDVVVCDGFIGNILLKTAEGVADTIGKIIKKNLKRSLISIAGAVLMRKVFKNLKVRVDYAEYGGAPLLGVKAPVIISHGKSNSKAIQNAIFQAINAASSNLDSIIEQRLVEYSNKID; encoded by the coding sequence ATGTTAAGAATAGCAATAGATGCAATGGGTGGGGACTTTGGTCCTGAGCCTATAATTGAGGGTTTAGTTTTAGCTCTCAGAAAAAACAATAACTTTACCGCAATAGCAGTTGGAAATAAAGAACAACTTCTTCCTCTTATCCCACAAGGTTTATTACCAAGAATTGAAATCCTAGATACAAATGATGTTATTAGTATGCATGATAATGCAACAGATGCATTAAAAAGAAAAGATTCAACAATTTATAAAGCAATAGAATTAGTTAGAGAAGGAAATGCTGACGCAGTTGTTTCTGCTGGACATTCTGGTGCTTCTATGTCTTTAGCGACATTAAGAATAGGAAGAATCAAAGGTGTTTCTAGACCTGCAATTGCAACATTGATGCCAACAAGTGAAAATCAAAATACTTTAGTTTTAGATGTTGGGGCAAATGTTGATAGTGATGCAAAAAACTTATTTGAATTTGCAGTTATGGGACAAGTTTATGCTCAATATGCATTAAGACTTGATGAACCTATAGTTGGTCTTTTAAGTAATGGCGAAGAAGATAGTAAAGGTAATGAAGTTACAAAAGAAGCTTATAAGTTATTATCTAAACTTCCAGGTTTTGCAGGAAATGTTGAAGGTAGTGATATCTTCAAAGGAACTGTTGATGTTGTTGTTTGTGATGGTTTTATAGGTAATATTTTACTTAAGACTGCAGAAGGTGTTGCAGATACAATAGGTAAAATTATTAAAAAGAATTTAAAAAGATCTCTAATCTCAATTGCAGGTGCAGTTCTTATGAGAAAAGTATTTAAAAACTTGAAAGTAAGAGTTGATTATGCAGAATATGGTGGAGCTCCATTACTTGGAGTAAAAGCACCTGTTATTATATCTCATGGAAAATCGAATTCAAAAGCAATTCAAAATGCAATATTTCAAGCAATTAATGCTGCGAGTTCAAATTTAGATAGTATAATAGAACAAAGATTAGTAGAATACAGTAATAAAATAGATTAA
- a CDS encoding beta-ketoacyl-ACP synthase III: MIYAAFRSIGAYIPPKIMSNADFEKIIDTSDEWITKRTGIKERRIANEGEASSDLGARAGELAIERAAISKEEIDLVICATVTPDFLCMPSTACLIAAKLGLSNVMAFDVSAACTGFVYALNVAKAFIESGMKKNVLIVGAEKYSAILDYTDRTTCFLFGDGAGAAIISATNDKSESIIDINCSSDGNYEDLIKTPGGGSKNPCSQEVLENKMACIKMKGNETFKLAVKTLTSDVKTMLEKHNLTNEDINHFIPHQANYRIIKAVGEALDLSDEKTVVTVDKYGNTSAASIPMAMNYAFEQGKIKAGDTILFDAFGGGLTWGSALFKFAPIKR, encoded by the coding sequence ATGATTTATGCAGCTTTTAGGTCTATTGGAGCGTATATTCCTCCAAAGATTATGTCAAATGCAGATTTTGAAAAAATAATTGATACTAGTGATGAATGGATAACAAAAAGAACAGGTATTAAAGAAAGAAGAATTGCAAATGAAGGTGAAGCTTCGTCAGATTTAGGTGCACGAGCAGGAGAACTTGCTATTGAAAGAGCAGCGATTTCTAAAGAAGAAATTGATTTAGTAATTTGTGCAACTGTAACTCCTGATTTTTTGTGTATGCCTTCAACAGCTTGTTTAATCGCTGCAAAACTAGGACTTTCTAATGTTATGGCTTTTGATGTAAGTGCAGCTTGTACAGGATTTGTATATGCACTTAATGTTGCAAAAGCATTTATTGAATCTGGAATGAAAAAAAATGTACTTATTGTTGGTGCAGAAAAATATAGCGCAATTTTAGATTATACTGATAGAACAACTTGTTTTCTATTTGGTGATGGAGCTGGTGCAGCTATAATTTCTGCAACAAATGATAAAAGTGAATCAATTATAGATATCAATTGCTCTAGCGATGGAAACTATGAAGATTTAATTAAAACTCCTGGTGGAGGAAGTAAAAATCCTTGTAGTCAAGAAGTTTTAGAAAATAAAATGGCATGTATAAAAATGAAAGGAAATGAAACTTTCAAACTTGCAGTTAAAACATTAACTTCTGATGTAAAAACAATGCTTGAAAAACACAATCTTACAAATGAAGATATAAATCATTTTATTCCTCATCAAGCAAATTATAGAATTATAAAAGCAGTTGGTGAAGCTTTAGATTTAAGTGATGAAAAAACTGTAGTTACTGTTGATAAATATGGAAATACTTCAGCTGCTTCAATTCCTATGGCCATGAACTACGCTTTTGAACAAGGTAAAATAAAAGCTGGAGACACAATACTTTTTGATGCCTTTGGTGGTGGATTAACTTGGGGTAGTGCTTTATTTAAATTTGCTCCAATTAAAAGATGA
- a CDS encoding dynamin family protein yields the protein MSANLNILKSFVNEFKETYTVVEAIYEDGLVGDIRKIQDKLLDEKFFPSTQLKAILNKQIRRARYPMEVAITGQFSAGKSTFLNALLSRNILPTGITPVTSKVNFINYGEEYKLKITYYSGAQEYAPIESIADFTDQREHEMKDIKYLTLYAPMDILKDISFVDTPGLNSQSQSDTDTTRKVLRDVGGIIWLTLIDNAGKLSEAEVLEEYMQHFKNKSLCVLNQKDKLTPEQVETTTKYVSEKFGKYFAKVVPISAMMALEGRAQHKDILLEDEYTKIVNQFKKDLLEKNVDEIDFFDKSFKDYKNKINSIKNLDATTNTELLKESNIQDVLDFINDTIRPQAAEAKEFAIKKDLKSFCDILIKEYETIIKVYDALVDVLKNCEPLVIEHFDTIQKKYSKELFTIYNSLESIMEKIAHETYKNIKRKKSIRFEESKSLFGEKIEKFEYETFWIDSDAIYKVLFYDDQTIDKMFKRSIKLLKNVELNSDEAFREAYRIIKNDVVKWQEPYELIRKQREIASDIEFSNTRHFAAKVYENVLKSFHRAILENISALRKKFAYFNGALSYSYIQTTQATIAHFEQQISESEELYKKEPTRFAISHPREDEIIAKLKANFGFEKIEDFLTSKRNYLFKIVKYSKEQYLEINEDRIKFVLSKKEQYLNKIKDLERIKEEI from the coding sequence ATGAGTGCAAATTTAAATATATTAAAAAGTTTTGTTAATGAATTTAAAGAAACTTATACGGTTGTTGAAGCAATTTATGAAGATGGTTTAGTTGGAGATATAAGAAAAATTCAAGATAAACTTCTTGATGAAAAATTCTTTCCTTCAACTCAATTAAAAGCGATTTTAAATAAACAAATCAGACGTGCTCGTTATCCTATGGAAGTTGCTATTACTGGACAATTTAGTGCTGGGAAATCTACATTCTTAAATGCTTTGCTTTCAAGAAATATTTTACCAACAGGAATTACACCAGTAACTTCAAAAGTAAATTTTATAAACTATGGTGAAGAGTATAAACTAAAAATCACTTATTATTCTGGTGCTCAAGAATATGCGCCAATTGAAAGTATTGCTGATTTTACAGACCAAAGAGAACATGAGATGAAAGATATAAAATATCTTACTCTTTATGCTCCAATGGATATTTTAAAAGATATCTCTTTTGTTGATACTCCAGGACTTAACTCTCAATCGCAAAGTGATACAGATACAACAAGAAAAGTTTTAAGAGATGTTGGTGGAATTATTTGGCTTACTCTTATAGATAATGCAGGAAAACTATCTGAAGCTGAAGTTTTAGAAGAGTATATGCAACACTTTAAAAATAAATCTTTATGTGTTTTAAATCAAAAAGATAAACTAACACCAGAACAAGTTGAAACAACAACAAAATATGTAAGTGAAAAATTTGGAAAATACTTTGCTAAAGTTGTTCCTATTTCTGCAATGATGGCACTAGAAGGAAGAGCTCAGCACAAAGATATTTTACTTGAAGATGAATATACAAAAATTGTAAATCAATTTAAAAAAGATTTATTAGAAAAAAATGTTGATGAAATAGATTTTTTTGATAAAAGTTTCAAAGATTATAAAAATAAAATTAATTCTATTAAAAATCTTGATGCTACAACAAATACAGAACTTTTAAAAGAATCGAATATTCAAGATGTTTTAGATTTTATCAATGATACTATAAGACCACAAGCAGCAGAAGCAAAAGAGTTTGCTATTAAAAAAGATTTAAAAAGCTTTTGTGATATTTTAATAAAAGAGTATGAAACAATTATAAAAGTTTATGATGCTTTAGTTGATGTTTTAAAAAATTGCGAACCACTTGTAATTGAACATTTTGATACTATTCAAAAGAAATATTCTAAAGAACTTTTTACTATCTACAATTCATTAGAATCAATTATGGAAAAAATTGCTCATGAAACATATAAAAATATTAAAAGAAAAAAATCAATTAGATTTGAAGAATCAAAAAGCCTATTTGGAGAAAAAATAGAGAAGTTTGAATATGAAACTTTTTGGATTGATTCTGATGCAATTTATAAAGTTTTATTCTATGATGATCAAACAATTGACAAAATGTTTAAACGTTCAATCAAGCTACTTAAAAACGTAGAATTAAATAGTGATGAAGCTTTTAGAGAGGCTTATAGAATAATAAAGAATGATGTAGTTAAATGGCAAGAACCTTATGAACTTATAAGAAAACAAAGAGAAATTGCATCTGATATAGAATTTTCAAATACAAGACATTTTGCAGCTAAAGTTTATGAAAATGTTTTAAAATCTTTCCATAGAGCAATATTAGAAAATATTTCAGCATTAAGAAAGAAATTTGCATATTTTAATGGTGCTTTATCATATTCATATATCCAAACTACACAAGCAACAATTGCTCATTTTGAGCAACAAATTAGTGAATCTGAAGAGTTATATAAAAAAGAGCCTACAAGATTTGCAATTTCGCATCCAAGAGAAGATGAAATTATTGCTAAATTAAAAGCAAACTTTGGTTTTGAAAAAATCGAAGATTTTTTAACTTCAAAAAGAAACTATTTATTTAAGATTGTAAAATACTCAAAAGAGCAATATTTGGAAATAAATGAAGATAGAATCAAGTTTGTCCTATCTAAAAAAGAACAATATTTAAATAAAATAAAAGATTTAGAAAGAATAAAAGAGGAGATATAA